A window of Ipomoea triloba cultivar NCNSP0323 chromosome 2, ASM357664v1 contains these coding sequences:
- the LOC116005959 gene encoding uncharacterized protein LOC116005959 — protein sequence MAMSETMPPGGPTDWAQFYQHNLAHAPPPQQQQQTDFFGGGRVSESTVVTTTVTSPTAPPSLGQLSPEGRVSKPARRRTRASRRTPTTVLNTDTSNFRAMVQQFTGGPALAQQAQYPIPSGSNLNFGFGLSSNLAHHQHLVNPTPARTTGGYQLQFQPPPGAGAGNYMLASSNQQRDGGGFLRRPTGAMGLGISTSDDHSFPLHTHRGSSSSSGNETNNYMF from the coding sequence ATGGCCATGAGTGAAACCATGCCACCGGGGGGTCCGACTGATTGGGCGCAGTTCTATCAGCATAACTTGGCCCacgcgccgccgccgcagcagcagcagcagacgGACTTCTTTGGCGGCGGAAGGGTGTCGGAATCCACGGTGGTTACCACCACCGTGACTTCCCCCACGGCGCCGCCCTCGCTCGGCCAGCTGAGCCCCGAGGGGCGCGTGTCGAAGCCGGCGCGCCGCCGGACCAGGGCGTCCCGGAGGACGCCCACGACGGTTCTCAACACCGACACCTCCAACTTCCGGGCCATGGTGCAGCAGTTCACCGGCGGCCCGGCCCTGGCCCAGCAGGCCCAGTACCCGATCCCCAGCGGCTCGAACCTCAACTTCGGGTTCGGGCTTTCCAGTAATCTCGCTCACCATCAACACCTCGTGAACCCGACTCCGGCCCGAACTACCGGCGGCTACCAGCTCCAGTTTCAGCCGCCgcccggcgccggcgccggcaaCTACATGCTCGCCTCCTCGAACCAGCAAAGAGACGGCGGCGGATTTCTCCGCCGCCCCACCGGCGCTATGGGCCTCGGAATCTCAACCTCCGACGACCATTCATTCCCGCTCCACACTCACAGAGgatcttcctcctcctccggGAATGAAACCAACAACTACATGTtttaa